The sequence TCTCAAAGGAAAAAGATTTCAAGTGATTCTTTCACATTCTTAATCTCACACATGgttgttttgttgtggtttgagtcagtctagttttttatgtttttgtgtgtttgaaaaatacaaaaacaatgtgtgtttctgtacattggtacttgtgtaccttggatggcctttgaaacaaagtttctcaattttgtatctcttgtagcttagataaGCATCttcatgcacaactaagcaatgtGAGTTTTGTGAATTGTTTATGTGATTTGTATGTTTTGGTTGATCTTTTATTATTCATATCtttatcactcttttttatggGAGGGActaaaaatcctaagagaaagaaataaataaccatttcaccACTAAAAGCCATCAATCATAAAACATCTGAATGCAATTCATAAAAGCCGTGCTCGGTAAGGTGTAGAACTTACACAGCAAAAACAGAATGTTTAGCTTACATAAttgagtatttcttttctctctcttatatgcccatgcatgatatgcttaaaagaaaaaatatgcaaagaacatgaaaagcaaaaagaattaaaatgcttttaaaatggttgcaagcgtgtttctaagagatgtgggagttatatgatataCCTTAAAGGTGATGGTCccaatcaaaaaattatgattgtgtgtggaTGTAATTgatctttttatattattactCTTCATATAGTAAATTGCTTATGCTCTCTTgcaaaagtttcacacacaacacgcgtactctttgctactcttgatactattgtacaggtacaatgtgatttggccatcacaaggaatacatgtggtAGTATATGCTCTCTAAACAGtctaaacttgtttttgaaaaataaaattggttagacttgtttagtgtgttttGATTTAGGAATGCTTTGCATCTAGAGTTGTTAACGTGTTTAAGTGCTTAACATGCTTCTTGGTTGCTTGTTTTGGTATCTATCTTGATTGCATTcatcttttgttgtttttcctCCTAgaaaaaccttgtttcaagcttctcgatagatgctagaTACCTTCTCGATAGAAGCTCGATAGCACCTCGATACAAGTCTCTTCTATCAagatttttaggttttttttttcgataCCTTTCGATAGATAGCTCGATCCATCGAGTCAATTCTTTGGAGTCTCTGTCtactcgatacctcctcgatttATCGAGAATTTTTTGCCACTGATACCTCCTCGATATCTCTCGATCTATCGAGTTTTTGTTCTCGATACCTTCTTAATTTATCAAGCTGCgtttttctatatatatctCAGGTCCGACCTAGTTTTGCTCAAACTCAAATatcttgatctctctctcttctctctcaatcTAAACCCTTTCTTTTCACCAAAAACCTTTTCCATTCAAGATTTCAGCCTAATCCAAGCCTCATTCTCTTGGTACGTGTTCTAAAtctcatctttttctctttcttcatgcatttcatgcattttagacctagattttctctttttggaaaaaattttgggtttttgagttttctatgaaatttttgggttgggttttgttgatttgttctcacatgctcatgcattgcattctctAGCATTAtaatcatgttttcatgcattctagGTTGTGTGCTTGATTTAACAATGTGAGTGTAGtagtttggattgggtttttgTCCATGATGCAATTTGTTTTGCACGTAACATGCTCATGCAttatcatgcattgcattttttttcttctttcttgagCCTTGTCTTCTGTTgtgttcttattttcttttcttctctatttagTTTCCTGTCTATGGCACCCAAGAAATTTGTCCCTTCTAAGAACCCGACCTCATGTCatggtttctttttctcttcttctctcttcattCCTAATTCCCTTAGGTTCCATGATGTGAAGGTCAAATAGGACTTCTATGAGAACTTTTTTGACTAGGAGATTCATTCGAAACACCAAGTCATTCTGTCTGATTTTCCAGACACTCCCCTTCCCGGTGTCTTTAGCTCTCGAGGTTGGGCTTCTCTATGTGAGATACCCAAGAGGTGTCCCAGTGTGTTCATACAAAAATCTACTCCATTATACATGCCATCGATACATCTGTGCCTAGGTTTACTATGGTATTCCGAAGCACACATCTCGTAGTCACCCTAGAGTTCATTTCCAAGGTACTATGTGTCCCTAGGGTAGATCGTCTGGACTACCCTAGTCACATTCATCTCCGTTCTATCCATCTTTCcattttctcatatatatatattcaatgtaTGACGTCCAATAGCATATGTATGAACAATCAAGATAAAACATGTTCGTGGTTAAGACAATGAACAATAAGCGTTTAGCTGTAGATatcaaggatgtcaataccgtaccagAGGCCGTATTggtttggccaccggtacgatatatttcggataccggtcaataccggtataccgtttcgggtttaccgctattttatatatttaatatatgtatatatatacacacacacacacacacacacatacacacacaaaatctctatttaccataaaacaatacctcaaaaattcatgtttaccataaaacattacttcaattaagaacaaataattcatagttttaaactttaacatcaactaaaaaaaaaaaaaaaaaaggtatatttcATGTTTCAGTCCGGTATCCAATTACCGACCAGTACAGCCGGATTTCGCTGGTATGGTTGGTACGATGTCGatacggccggtatttttttCAGTACGAAATAGGGGGGTCGAGCATACCAGATTGCTagccggtacggtatattccggccAGTACGGTACGGAATCGATAATCTTGGTATATATAGCCCTGTGTGACTATGTCAAAGGAGATTGGAAAGGGTTTTATGTTTGCTAATTAGAATGCGTGGTCCTGGCTTTGTACGTtctatagtttaaaatttaaggaaagCACCTATAAGTAGAGAATGGATGCTTATTCCTTCGACAAAATGAAATCCTTCAAGGAAAGGATAACAGTGATCAACAGATATCCTTGGAACACTTTTCAGCTAGGAATAACACGGCTTCTCTCTCTGCCTTTATAAGcagaaaaaatccaaacttaTTGTTGTGAACGGCGTCTACACAGCTCTCGATCTCTGGTCAATTTCTTTATCATGGCCAATATTTTCTTCGATATCCCAGATGGTATACTATATATATCTTTATGTTCTTCTTAGTTTGTATgtgtctttttagtttttacatatTAAAGCATTATTTGCATGAATGAAATCCTTTGGCTAGTTTTATCACTCCTTTATGCTACTTAGCCCCGTATACGATTGCCACATATCAATTTAGAACACAAAactaaagggttttttttttttttttttttttttttttttatttttttttttaagctaaatattcagtttttgaaaattattttgttaaaaattctCTATTGCAACTTATTCAATTATGTAGCATTTTTACGAACttaactttctcaaaatcgagtttaaagtTGATCAACTTAATTTCCATAAAGTTGAGTTTTATACAATTTAGTAATATATGGCAAACTTGgaatttgattttctcaaactcgagttctataTTCTATTGAATTGCATAGGACTCAACTTTAGCAAATTGAGTTCCATGCTAAAACTCTCAACATTcagaaaattaagttttgaaaaGAGGCgacataactaaataaattgcAAAAGAGGCTTTGTAACAAAGTAATATTCAAAAACAGAATATATATCagcaaaaaatgaccaaaagaaaataatgcaaaagAGTTAATGATTGGCTCCTTTATGAGAttgcaaataaaatatatgtttcttattttttttgtagttcATTTATGAGACATTTTGATGTCCTTGGACTGAATCAGAATACTGTGATTTTCATTGGATTTTAAAAGAGATTGAggagttcaattttttatatgctCATCTTAAAGAAACATTTATAAGGATTTTTTCATAACCTGATGTACTACTTTGCCATGGTGATAATAGGAGATGTCTTCTTATTTCACAACAAAGTTTGAATGTTGTAATGCACATGCACAAAACAAAAGAGGCTTTGCCATATTCCTTAAGATGTCTAAACAaccctattatatatattttagctcTTACCTCCTATGTTTGTGAACACAATTTGCAGACATTTCAAGGTCTACTTCAGATGCACCAACAATGCACTACAcagtcaaaataaaatcattttcattACTTGCAAAGAATTCAATGGAAAGATATGAAACGGGGGAATTTGAATCTGGAGGTTACAAGTggtacattttctttttctctgttaATTTAATCTGTAGCAAGCCATAGCTACATTTTGATATGGGCACGGCCTTTCATTATCACTATCTTCATGTAATCGTTAAATTGCATCAACCAATTAAGGATTTTCTTTCAGGAAATTGGTTATCTACCCCAATGGAAACAAGAACAACAATGTAGACAAGCACATGTCTCTCTACTTGGCCATTGAAGCAGAAGATTTACGGCCTCCTGGTTGGGAAGTGCATGCAATTTTCCGATTTTTCTTGCATGATCAGATCAGGGACAACTACCTGACTATTGAAGATATCCACTCTTTGCATACTCAGTAAGTCTGAGGAcgtaaccattttttttaataactttttttattttcatatttattgacATGACtttataacaacaacaataacaaagacTTGGTTCAAAATATTTCGGGGTCGGTTATAAATCCTCAACAAACTAGTTATCACttgtattcttttcttttattttattctatccgaagttatattttttgtcatttccttAATTGGCATATCATTTtttactaatactttttttttaattatgtttttactacttctattaatgttattttcggtcttcttctactattttttcctctcttagCTTGAATAAACTTTTACTTTTAGCCCATACaacccttcttcttttttcttctttttcttttttttttttctttttttttatttttttttttatggttgcAAGTGGTTAACTCTCTAAATCAAACCTcaactttaactttttttcctGGGAGCTAATGAAGCATTGTTTATGTATTCTTGTCTAGTTAACACATCTTCAATGTCTCAGTTTAATGATATTATCGAAGTGtataaaattttcagttttttcgTCAACATTAAATgacaaattatttattctttttgtaaatttgttttccttgatcacaataaaaaatctcaaacgTCTGTCTTATGCATATGTAAATCATTTGCTCTTTGCtaattatttttgtcacattgtATTTTCTATAgataccaaaaaaaaggaaaggctCTTTCGTGGAATAAAGCTTGAGTGGGGCTATGATAAAGTCATTCCTCTCAAAACTTTTAATGATGCCAGCAATGGATATCTTGTTGATGACACGTGTGTGTTTGGAGCTGAGGTCTTTGTTAGTAAGCAAAGAAGCATGGACAAAGTAGAGTGTCTAGCACTAATAAAGGATTCCATTACAAAAAAGTCTGTCATTAGATTCGATTACTACTCTGAGTTGACCGGAGAATCTCATTACTCAGCGCCATTCAATGTTGGAAATCATAAATGGTActtatttatgaattatgatcaGCTTTCTTAGCTTTTCCCTACCCCTT is a genomic window of Quercus lobata isolate SW786 chromosome 2, ValleyOak3.0 Primary Assembly, whole genome shotgun sequence containing:
- the LOC115962192 gene encoding uncharacterized protein LOC115962192, giving the protein MANIFFDIPDDISRSTSDAPTMHYTVKIKSFSLLAKNSMERYETGEFESGGYKWKLVIYPNGNKNNNVDKHMSLYLAIEAEDLRPPGWEVHAIFRFFLHDQIRDNYLTIEDIHSLHTHLMILSKYTKKKERLFRGIKLEWGYDKVIPLKTFNDASNGYLVDDTCVFGAEVFVSKQRSMDKVECLALIKDSITKKSVIRFDYYSELTGESHYSAPFNVGNHKWKIRICPIGEGIGMGIYNSLYLALADPKSLLPGMKIFADFTLRILDQVYGWKHQYAKLSRWFSASSHEHGWNRFISISSSNLTNLGLLRRDTMLVEAEITILAVVNATS